In Saccharothrix syringae, the following are encoded in one genomic region:
- a CDS encoding cytochrome P450 yields MASPVLIGSEPFTIPLVRLPFDAPTARPDAERLRAHAIRWGEEHGLIGPRGGTRLAGSSLLGLGIALTGAAPPERAAVLVDWFLWAVVLDDRVDDGPWAEGGVLDRFAAEVGAITGGDRVGVRDPMLTALADDLWPRTVALADGGWPERLRGNLLRHLDAQRALVGAGDLGVDDYVRTRRDAFGAPLFFDLVEAVDGAVPPADPCGRGCWAVLRERAADVVSWTNDLHSVAKDVVLGERFNLVTVLARERGLTARSAVGSAHAMLMAAAREFVAVEREHRGHGVDVRAVRRLEQVMGACADWHRTTSRYHLRAAVPGQGDNGPGDNGRGDDRPGDNGRGDERPGDGRPGNSRPGDDGPRDDGPDNDGPGNDGPGNDGPVRVGGAPPTLKSRRFEVDPHPLYAELRTTFPVAYDEPTDTWLLSRYADVRTALTDPRFTNANYRWQIAPLLGHSIVSMDGGEHTAHRALLTPEFRSRALAVLRDSITEVATSLVERLRGRRRADLVAEFGTPLPVRVIARALGLPADTPEQVARLHGWTRVGFAYLSNYRQDPGVLTRGPANRDDFYAYLQPHLDARRERRGDDLISAMLDSTVDGRPLSEEYVRGCCAILLTAGSETSTAGLANLIVNALDEPGVRDAVRRDPDLLDRAVAETLRRDAPMQLVLRQTSEAVELPSGTVPAGATVACLIGSANRDPDRFSRPDEFDLHRTDGLDREYGAASTHLAFGAGRHFCLGSHLARAELTTGLRVLLDAFPDLRWAPGFSPAPVGFVKRCPPRLEVAL; encoded by the coding sequence GTGGCATCACCAGTCCTCATCGGATCCGAGCCGTTCACGATCCCCCTGGTGCGCCTGCCGTTCGACGCGCCCACCGCGCGGCCCGACGCCGAGCGGTTGCGGGCGCACGCCATCCGGTGGGGTGAGGAGCACGGGCTGATCGGGCCCCGGGGCGGGACGCGGTTGGCCGGTAGTTCGCTGCTGGGCCTGGGGATCGCGCTGACGGGGGCGGCGCCGCCGGAGCGGGCGGCCGTGCTGGTGGACTGGTTCCTCTGGGCGGTCGTCCTGGACGACCGGGTGGACGACGGGCCGTGGGCCGAGGGCGGTGTGCTGGACCGGTTCGCGGCCGAGGTGGGCGCGATCACCGGTGGGGACCGGGTCGGTGTCCGCGATCCGATGCTGACGGCGCTGGCCGACGACCTGTGGCCGCGCACGGTCGCCCTGGCCGACGGGGGGTGGCCGGAGCGGTTGCGCGGGAACCTGCTGCGCCACCTCGACGCCCAGCGCGCCCTGGTGGGTGCGGGCGACCTCGGGGTCGACGACTACGTGCGCACCCGCCGGGACGCGTTCGGCGCCCCGCTGTTCTTCGACCTGGTCGAAGCGGTCGACGGTGCGGTGCCGCCGGCCGACCCGTGCGGGCGGGGGTGCTGGGCGGTGCTGCGCGAGCGGGCGGCCGACGTCGTGTCGTGGACCAACGACCTGCACTCCGTGGCCAAGGACGTGGTGCTGGGTGAGCGGTTCAACCTCGTGACGGTGCTGGCGCGGGAGCGGGGGCTGACCGCGCGGTCGGCGGTGGGCTCCGCGCACGCGATGCTCATGGCGGCGGCGCGGGAGTTCGTCGCGGTCGAGCGGGAACACCGCGGCCACGGGGTCGACGTCCGGGCGGTGCGTCGGCTGGAGCAGGTGATGGGCGCCTGCGCGGACTGGCACCGCACCACCTCCCGCTACCACCTCCGGGCCGCGGTCCCGGGACAGGGCGACAACGGGCCGGGCGACAACGGGCGCGGTGACGACCGGCCGGGTGACAACGGGCGCGGTGATGAGCGGCCGGGCGACGGCAGGCCGGGCAACAGCAGGCCAGGTGACGACGGACCGCGCGACGACGGACCGGACAACGACGGGCCGGGCAACGACGGACCGGGCAACGACGGACCGGTGCGCGTGGGTGGGGCGCCGCCGACGTTGAAGTCCCGCCGGTTCGAGGTCGATCCCCACCCGCTGTACGCGGAGCTGCGCACCACCTTCCCCGTCGCCTACGACGAGCCGACCGACACGTGGCTGCTGAGCCGCTACGCCGACGTCCGCACCGCCCTGACCGACCCCCGGTTCACCAACGCCAACTACAGGTGGCAGATCGCGCCGCTGCTGGGCCACAGCATCGTGTCCATGGACGGCGGCGAGCACACCGCGCACCGGGCCCTGCTCACGCCGGAGTTCCGCAGCCGCGCCCTGGCCGTCCTGCGCGACTCCATCACCGAGGTGGCGACCTCGCTGGTCGAGAGGCTGCGCGGCCGGCGCCGGGCCGACCTGGTCGCGGAGTTCGGCACCCCGCTGCCCGTCCGCGTGATCGCCCGCGCGCTCGGCCTGCCCGCCGACACCCCCGAGCAGGTCGCCCGCCTGCACGGCTGGACCCGCGTCGGTTTCGCCTACCTCAGCAACTACCGCCAGGACCCGGGCGTGCTCACCCGCGGCCCGGCCAACCGCGACGACTTCTACGCCTACCTCCAACCCCACCTGGACGCCCGCCGCGAACGGCGGGGCGACGACCTCATCTCGGCGATGCTCGACTCGACCGTGGACGGGCGGCCGCTGTCGGAGGAGTACGTCCGCGGCTGCTGCGCCATCCTGCTCACCGCCGGCAGCGAGACCAGCACCGCGGGGCTGGCCAACCTCATCGTCAACGCCCTCGACGAGCCCGGGGTCCGCGACGCCGTCCGCCGGGACCCCGACCTGCTCGACCGCGCCGTCGCCGAGACCCTGCGCCGCGACGCGCCCATGCAGCTGGTGCTGCGCCAGACCTCCGAGGCGGTGGAGCTGCCCTCGGGGACCGTGCCGGCCGGGGCGACGGTCGCCTGCCTGATCGGGTCGGCCAACCGCGACCCGGACCGGTTCTCCCGCCCGGACGAGTTCGACCTGCACCGCACCGACGGGCTCGACCGCGAGTACGGCGCCGCGTCCACCCACCTGGCGTTCGGCGCGGGCCGCCACTTCTGCCTCGGCTCCCACCTGGCCCGCGCCGAGCTGACCACGGGCCTGCGCGTGCTGCTCGACGCCTTCCCCGACCTGCGCTGGGCACCCGGGTTCTCCCCCGCGCCGGTCGGCTTCGTCAAGCGCTGCCCGCCGCGCCTGGAGGTGGCCCTGTGA
- a CDS encoding AI-2E family transporter has protein sequence MAENLVERGVAPRGLVVLLGCASAVVVVAGIRATAWLLAPVLLALLVVVAAAPVHHRLRRRGVPSWAATTATVVVVYGVLVSFGLVVVVSVARLGALLPRYADRGRRLVVGGADLLGRVAGDPGRLREVVEHVDPVRVLSSLGSLLGGLAGLTTNLVFLLALLLFLSAEAGGFDARLAEIAVDRPLLGGALRAFAVRTRRYLAVTTLFGALVAVADTVALAVIGVPLALLWGLLSFVTNYIPNIGFLLGLVPPALLALLGAGVRQALVVCAVYVVVNFVAQSLVQPRVTGDAVGLSATTAFVALVFWGWVLGPLGMLLAVPATLLVTAVLVDVDPRAGWVAALLRSRSRFTRDDGGSSAAGEEVPPPDDQRGRGNGGSGRKEPT, from the coding sequence GTGGCGGAGAACCTCGTGGAGCGCGGAGTGGCACCGCGCGGGTTGGTGGTCCTGCTGGGCTGCGCGTCGGCGGTCGTGGTGGTCGCCGGCATCCGGGCCACCGCCTGGTTGCTCGCGCCGGTCCTGCTGGCGCTGCTGGTCGTGGTCGCGGCCGCCCCGGTGCACCACCGGTTGCGCAGGCGCGGCGTGCCGTCGTGGGCCGCGACGACGGCGACGGTCGTCGTGGTGTACGGGGTGCTGGTGTCCTTCGGGCTGGTGGTGGTCGTGTCCGTCGCCCGGCTCGGCGCGCTGCTGCCCAGGTACGCGGACCGGGGGCGGCGGCTCGTGGTGGGTGGCGCGGACCTGCTGGGGCGCGTCGCGGGCGATCCCGGCCGGCTGCGCGAGGTCGTCGAGCACGTCGACCCGGTGCGGGTGCTGTCGTCGCTGGGCTCGCTGCTCGGCGGGCTCGCCGGGCTGACGACGAACCTGGTGTTCCTGCTGGCGCTGCTGCTGTTCCTCAGCGCCGAGGCGGGTGGCTTCGACGCCCGGCTGGCCGAGATCGCCGTCGACCGGCCCCTGCTCGGCGGCGCGCTGCGCGCGTTCGCCGTCCGGACGCGCCGGTACCTGGCGGTCACCACGCTGTTCGGCGCGCTGGTCGCGGTGGCCGACACCGTCGCCCTGGCGGTGATCGGGGTCCCGCTGGCACTGCTGTGGGGCCTGCTGTCCTTCGTCACCAACTACATCCCCAACATCGGTTTCCTGCTGGGGCTCGTGCCGCCCGCGCTGCTGGCGCTGCTCGGCGCCGGGGTGCGGCAGGCGCTGGTGGTGTGCGCGGTGTACGTGGTCGTCAACTTCGTCGCGCAGTCGCTGGTGCAGCCGCGCGTCACCGGGGACGCGGTGGGCCTGTCGGCGACGACCGCGTTCGTGGCGCTGGTGTTCTGGGGCTGGGTGCTCGGGCCGCTGGGGATGCTGCTCGCGGTCCCGGCGACGCTGCTGGTCACCGCCGTGCTGGTGGACGTGGACCCGAGAGCGGGGTGGGTCGCCGCGCTGCTGAGGTCGCGCTCGCGGTTCACCCGCGACGACGGCGGGTCGTCCGCCGCGGGGGAAGAGGTCCCGCCGCCCGACGACCAGCGTGGTCGGGGCAACGGCGGATCAGGACGGAAGGAACCGACATGA
- a CDS encoding class I SAM-dependent methyltransferase produces MSTPPAYGTSCVAHHVPGERSRLGTLEAAFDPVTTRVLDGLDLPETAVCLELGAGAGSVAAWLAAHRPHGRVVATDTDTRFLRFAPTAPVRVLRHDVVTEDFPPASFDLVHARALLSHLPDRDRVLRRAARWVRPGGRLVVEDLTVEPVDDSAHPLLRQVTRAGEELLRATVGTDLRWARALPERLRDAGLHDVRSLSTPGTVGDGSPADAFWTATFEQAVPAHLATGSLRAEDVEAVRALHRTPGFTATAVAMVTAWGTRPRPLKTATAAPRRPFRPTDKEKPL; encoded by the coding sequence GTGAGCACCCCGCCCGCGTACGGCACCAGTTGCGTGGCCCACCACGTCCCGGGCGAGCGGTCGCGCCTGGGCACCCTCGAAGCCGCTTTCGACCCCGTCACCACCCGGGTCCTCGACGGCCTGGACCTGCCGGAAACGGCGGTCTGCCTCGAACTCGGCGCGGGCGCCGGTTCCGTCGCCGCCTGGCTGGCCGCCCACCGCCCCCACGGGCGCGTCGTCGCCACCGACACCGACACCCGCTTCCTCCGCTTCGCGCCCACCGCGCCGGTGCGGGTGCTGCGGCACGACGTCGTCACCGAGGACTTCCCGCCCGCCTCGTTCGACCTCGTGCACGCCCGCGCCCTGCTGAGCCACCTGCCCGACCGCGACCGGGTGCTGCGGCGGGCCGCGCGCTGGGTGCGCCCCGGCGGCCGGCTCGTCGTCGAAGACCTCACCGTGGAGCCGGTCGACGACTCCGCCCACCCGCTGCTCCGCCAGGTCACCCGGGCGGGCGAGGAACTGCTCCGCGCCACTGTCGGCACCGACCTGCGCTGGGCGCGGGCCCTGCCGGAGCGGTTGCGCGACGCCGGTCTCCACGACGTCCGGTCCCTGAGCACGCCGGGCACCGTCGGCGACGGCAGCCCCGCGGACGCCTTCTGGACGGCGACCTTCGAGCAGGCCGTGCCCGCCCACCTCGCCACCGGCTCCCTCCGGGCCGAGGACGTCGAGGCCGTGCGCGCCCTGCACCGCACCCCCGGCTTCACGGCCACCGCCGTGGCCATGGTGACCGCCTGGGGCACGCGCCCCCGACCCCTCAAGACCGCGACCGCCGCGCCGCGCCGGCCGTTCCGCCCGACCGACAAGGAGAAACCGCTGTGA
- a CDS encoding MGH1-like glycoside hydrolase domain-containing protein → MRAERRRLDEAAAGVPWRRWGPYLAERQWGTVREDLGGGDAWSSFTHEQARYRAYRWGEDGLAGICDDRQLLCLAPALWNGADPILKERLFGLANGEGNHGEDVKECYFYLDATPTSSYLKMLYKYPQAEFPYADLVATNRVRGRSDPEYELLDTGVFDGGRYFDVVVEYAKAGPDDVLMLVTAHNRGPVAADLHVLPTLWFRHTWSWAGGAERPVLGAVAGSAGPAVVRAESAELGSRRLYVDRAAPVLVTGNETDEERVFGSPNATPYVKDGIGRAVVHGDMSGIDPSGIGTKAAVHCAFRVPAGGSASVRVRLTDSPRAGLGQVEDVFGDFDGVLGARRAEADEFYAEITAGDLTDDERAVVRQALAGMLWSKQYYALDVERWLTERGADPLATSPLPNHDWRHLVAEDVISMPDKWEYPWFAAWDLAFHAVALAVVDPAFAKRQLELLLDRRYLHPNGQVPAYEWNFGDANPPVHAWAVLFVHELEKATRGEGDRAFLVDAFAKLTRDFGWWLNRKDADGRNVFQGGFLGLDNIGVFDRNAPLPTGGRIDQADGTAWMALYAQSLVRIALELAEDDPAYLEQAQVLLENFAWIAAATNHVGADGVGLWDEEDGFFYDVLRLPDGTSVPLKVRSVVGLVPLAAATVVDGAVRTRFPGLVRGAADFLDRHPAVTAALWAHGGQAHGSGPALFALFDEQRLRRILARVLDEDEFLSPYGIRSVSRWHLDHPYVFSVDGREHRVGYLPAESDSGMFGGNSNWRGPVWFPVNVMLIRGLLNLHAYFGDGFEVECPTGSGRSMTLREVAREIGDRLTRLFLPGPDGARPANGRRALFRDDPHWRDLVLFHEYFHGDDGTGLGASHQTGWTGTVALLPLLFRGLERSGVRR, encoded by the coding sequence ATGCGAGCGGAACGACGGCGGCTCGACGAGGCCGCGGCGGGGGTGCCCTGGCGCCGCTGGGGCCCCTACCTGGCCGAGCGGCAGTGGGGCACGGTGCGCGAGGACCTGGGCGGCGGCGACGCCTGGTCGTCGTTCACCCACGAGCAGGCGCGCTACCGGGCCTACCGGTGGGGCGAGGACGGGCTCGCCGGGATCTGCGACGACCGGCAGCTGCTGTGCCTGGCGCCCGCCCTGTGGAACGGCGCCGACCCGATCCTGAAGGAGCGGCTGTTCGGCCTGGCCAACGGCGAGGGCAACCACGGCGAGGACGTCAAGGAGTGCTACTTCTACCTCGACGCCACCCCCACCTCGTCGTACCTGAAGATGCTCTACAAGTACCCGCAGGCCGAGTTCCCCTACGCCGACCTGGTCGCGACGAACCGGGTGCGCGGGCGGTCCGACCCCGAGTACGAGCTGCTCGACACCGGGGTCTTCGACGGCGGCCGGTACTTCGACGTGGTCGTGGAGTACGCGAAGGCCGGCCCGGACGACGTGCTCATGCTCGTCACCGCGCACAACCGCGGTCCCGTGGCCGCCGACCTGCACGTGCTGCCGACGCTGTGGTTCCGGCACACCTGGTCGTGGGCCGGTGGCGCGGAGCGGCCCGTGCTCGGCGCGGTCGCCGGGTCGGCGGGGCCCGCGGTGGTGCGCGCGGAGAGCGCCGAGCTGGGCAGCCGCCGGCTCTACGTCGACCGCGCCGCGCCGGTGCTGGTGACCGGGAACGAGACCGACGAGGAGCGGGTGTTCGGCTCGCCCAACGCCACCCCGTACGTCAAGGACGGCATCGGCCGCGCGGTCGTGCACGGGGACATGTCGGGGATCGACCCGAGCGGGATCGGCACCAAGGCGGCCGTGCACTGCGCGTTCCGGGTGCCCGCCGGGGGCAGCGCGTCGGTGCGGGTGCGGTTGACCGACTCGCCGCGCGCGGGCCTGGGCCAGGTCGAGGACGTGTTCGGCGACTTCGACGGCGTGCTGGGCGCGCGGCGCGCGGAGGCCGACGAGTTCTACGCCGAGATCACCGCGGGCGACCTCACCGACGACGAGCGCGCGGTGGTGCGCCAGGCGCTGGCCGGGATGCTGTGGTCGAAGCAGTACTACGCGCTGGACGTCGAGCGCTGGCTCACCGAGCGGGGCGCGGACCCGCTGGCCACCTCGCCGCTGCCCAACCACGACTGGCGGCACCTGGTCGCCGAGGACGTCATCTCCATGCCCGACAAGTGGGAGTACCCGTGGTTCGCCGCGTGGGACCTGGCCTTCCACGCGGTGGCGCTGGCCGTGGTCGACCCCGCGTTCGCCAAGCGCCAGCTCGAACTGCTGCTCGACCGGCGCTACCTGCACCCCAACGGCCAGGTGCCCGCCTACGAGTGGAACTTCGGGGACGCGAACCCGCCCGTGCACGCGTGGGCGGTGCTGTTCGTGCACGAGCTGGAGAAGGCGACGCGGGGCGAGGGCGACCGGGCGTTCCTGGTCGACGCCTTCGCCAAGCTGACGCGCGACTTCGGCTGGTGGCTCAACCGCAAGGACGCCGACGGGCGCAACGTCTTCCAGGGCGGGTTCCTCGGCCTGGACAACATCGGGGTGTTCGACCGCAACGCGCCGCTGCCCACCGGGGGCCGCATCGACCAGGCCGACGGCACCGCGTGGATGGCGCTCTACGCGCAGAGCCTGGTCCGGATCGCGCTGGAGCTGGCCGAGGACGACCCGGCGTACCTGGAGCAGGCGCAGGTGCTGCTGGAGAACTTCGCCTGGATCGCGGCGGCCACCAACCACGTCGGCGCGGACGGCGTCGGCCTGTGGGACGAGGAGGACGGCTTCTTCTACGACGTGTTGCGGCTGCCCGACGGCACCTCGGTGCCGCTGAAGGTCAGGTCCGTGGTGGGGCTGGTGCCGCTGGCCGCGGCGACCGTCGTGGACGGCGCGGTGCGCACCCGGTTCCCGGGGCTGGTCCGGGGCGCGGCCGACTTCCTCGACCGGCACCCGGCCGTCACGGCCGCGCTGTGGGCGCACGGCGGGCAGGCGCACGGGTCCGGCCCGGCGCTGTTCGCCCTGTTCGACGAGCAGCGGTTGCGGCGGATCCTGGCGCGGGTGCTCGACGAGGACGAGTTCCTCAGCCCGTACGGCATCCGCTCGGTGTCGCGGTGGCACCTGGATCACCCGTACGTGTTCTCCGTGGACGGTCGGGAGCACCGCGTCGGGTACCTGCCCGCCGAGTCCGACAGCGGCATGTTCGGCGGCAACTCCAACTGGCGTGGTCCGGTGTGGTTCCCGGTCAACGTCATGCTGATCAGGGGCCTGCTGAACCTGCACGCCTACTTCGGCGACGGGTTCGAGGTGGAGTGCCCGACCGGCTCGGGGCGGTCGATGACGCTGCGGGAGGTGGCCCGGGAGATCGGCGACCGGCTCACCCGCCTGTTCCTGCCCGGCCCCGACGGCGCGCGACCGGCGAACGGCAGGCGGGCGCTGTTCCGCGACGACCCGCACTGGCGGGACCTGGTGCTGTTCCACGAGTACTTCCACGGCGACGACGGCACCGGGCTCGGCGCGAGCCACCAGACCGGGTGGACCGGCACGGTGGCGCTGCTGCCGCTGCTGTTCCGCGGCCTGGAGCGGTCGGGGGTGCGGCGATGA
- a CDS encoding DUF7144 family membrane protein → MTEDAGRATGYHSWEGRPPRYSPWSGWIGFAGIMMIIIGVFGVIEGVVALFDDDFYVVGPEQVLVLDLTGWGWTHLVLGCLIAISGAALFTGAAWARVVAVVFAAANAIVQIGFVALQPVWSTVVIGLCVVVVWAVVVHGSEVARTR, encoded by the coding sequence ATGACCGAGGACGCGGGCCGCGCGACCGGCTACCACTCGTGGGAGGGCCGGCCTCCCCGGTACAGCCCGTGGAGCGGCTGGATCGGCTTCGCGGGCATCATGATGATCATCATCGGGGTGTTCGGCGTCATCGAGGGCGTGGTGGCGCTGTTCGACGACGACTTCTACGTCGTCGGCCCGGAGCAGGTGCTGGTGCTCGACCTGACCGGGTGGGGCTGGACGCACCTGGTGCTCGGCTGCCTGATCGCGATCTCGGGGGCGGCGCTGTTCACCGGTGCGGCGTGGGCGCGGGTCGTCGCGGTGGTGTTCGCGGCGGCCAACGCGATCGTGCAGATCGGCTTCGTGGCCCTGCAACCGGTGTGGTCGACCGTCGTGATCGGACTGTGTGTCGTGGTCGTGTGGGCCGTCGTGGTGCACGGCTCGGAAGTCGCGCGCACCCGGTGA
- a CDS encoding glycoside hydrolase family 15 protein: METPQQQDHPRIADHGLIGDLRTAALVATDGTVDWWCVPRFDSPTVFAALLDRDGGHCRIRPARSRAPGRQLYFPDTAVLITRFTTDEGVGEVVDFMPPSPDPATATPRWLVRMVRCVRGRVEFTLDVAPRFDYGRAPHRTTVTDEGALFEGPDTAVVLHTVREPGDTGAAEVRLDGGGDLHAGFTLGTGQVRGIVLEPNPAGPPRALRVAEVERAFRDTARFWHDWLARSTYRGRWREAVDRSAVTLKLLTHAPSGALVAAPTAGLPEQLGGERNWDYRYTWVRDASFAVSSLLDLGFTDEAAAFARWLADRYEEAGTGPGGPLRVLYRVDGSADVPEHVLDHWAGHRGSAPVRIGNAAGDQLQLDVYGELLDALHRAHGRGLRIGHRGWQALRGVLDWLADNWDRPDEGIWETRGGRHDFTYGRVMSWVAFDRGLRLAADQGLPAPVERWREARDLVHDQVWRRGWSPRRRAFTQRYGADVLDASLLRMARAGFVAPHDPAWLATLAAVERDLVVDGQVLRYDPVASPDGLAGAEGTFSLCTFDYVSALARSGRVPEARLLFEKALTHANHLGLHAEEIGPTGEQLGNFPQAFTHLALIDAAITLDGGVAGERSWVPW; this comes from the coding sequence ATGGAGACCCCACAGCAGCAGGACCACCCGCGGATCGCCGACCACGGCCTCATCGGCGACCTGCGGACGGCGGCCCTGGTGGCCACCGACGGCACCGTCGACTGGTGGTGCGTGCCGCGCTTCGACTCGCCCACCGTGTTCGCGGCGCTGCTGGACCGCGACGGCGGCCACTGCCGGATCCGCCCCGCCCGGTCCCGGGCGCCCGGCAGGCAGCTCTACTTCCCCGACACCGCCGTGCTGATCACCCGGTTCACCACCGACGAGGGCGTCGGCGAGGTGGTCGACTTCATGCCGCCCTCACCCGACCCGGCCACCGCCACCCCGAGGTGGCTGGTCAGGATGGTGCGCTGCGTGCGCGGCCGCGTCGAGTTCACCCTCGACGTCGCGCCGCGCTTCGACTACGGCCGGGCACCGCACCGGACCACCGTCACCGACGAGGGCGCGCTGTTCGAGGGCCCGGACACCGCCGTGGTGCTGCACACGGTCCGCGAACCGGGCGACACCGGCGCGGCCGAGGTGCGCCTGGACGGCGGCGGTGACCTGCACGCCGGGTTCACCCTGGGCACCGGGCAGGTGCGCGGCATCGTGCTGGAGCCGAACCCCGCCGGCCCGCCGCGGGCGCTGCGCGTGGCCGAGGTCGAACGCGCCTTCCGGGACACCGCGCGGTTCTGGCACGACTGGCTGGCCCGCTCCACCTACCGGGGCCGGTGGCGCGAGGCGGTCGACCGGTCGGCGGTGACCCTCAAGCTGCTCACGCACGCGCCCAGCGGCGCCCTCGTCGCCGCGCCGACCGCGGGCCTGCCCGAGCAGCTCGGCGGCGAGCGCAACTGGGACTACCGCTACACCTGGGTCCGGGACGCGTCGTTCGCCGTGTCGTCGCTGCTGGACCTCGGCTTCACCGACGAGGCCGCGGCGTTCGCCCGGTGGCTGGCCGACCGCTACGAGGAGGCCGGGACCGGGCCGGGCGGCCCGCTGCGCGTCCTCTACCGCGTCGACGGCTCCGCGGACGTGCCCGAGCACGTCCTCGACCACTGGGCGGGCCACCGGGGCTCGGCGCCGGTCCGGATCGGCAACGCGGCGGGCGACCAGCTGCAGCTCGACGTCTACGGCGAACTGCTCGACGCGCTGCACCGCGCCCACGGGCGCGGCCTGCGGATCGGGCACCGCGGCTGGCAGGCGCTGCGCGGCGTCCTCGACTGGCTGGCGGACAACTGGGACCGGCCCGACGAGGGGATCTGGGAGACCCGCGGCGGCCGGCACGACTTCACCTACGGCCGGGTGATGAGCTGGGTGGCCTTCGACCGCGGCCTGCGCCTCGCGGCGGACCAGGGCCTGCCCGCGCCGGTCGAGCGGTGGCGCGAGGCCAGGGACCTGGTGCACGACCAGGTGTGGCGGCGCGGCTGGAGCCCGCGGCGGCGCGCGTTCACCCAGCGCTACGGCGCCGACGTGCTCGACGCCTCGCTGCTGCGCATGGCCCGCGCCGGGTTCGTCGCGCCCCACGACCCGGCGTGGCTGGCCACGCTCGCGGCCGTGGAGCGCGACCTGGTCGTGGACGGCCAGGTGCTGCGCTACGACCCGGTCGCGTCCCCGGACGGCCTGGCCGGGGCCGAGGGCACGTTCTCGCTGTGCACCTTCGACTACGTCTCGGCGCTGGCCCGCAGCGGGCGGGTTCCGGAAGCCCGGCTGCTGTTCGAGAAGGCGCTCACCCACGCCAACCACCTCGGCCTGCACGCCGAGGAGATCGGGCCGACGGGCGAGCAGTTGGGGAACTTCCCCCAGGCGTTCACCCACCTGGCGCTGATCGACGCCGCGATCACGCTCGACGGCGGGGTGGCGGGGGAGCGGTCGTGGGTGCCGTGGTGA
- a CDS encoding alpha-amylase family protein, translating to MTGWPARPVVYEVNTAAWLAGLSRAAGRAVTLGDVPEDEWDAVARPGVDAVWLMGVWERSRAGLDLVDADTRASLREALPDLREEDVVGSPYCVRRYVADAALGGPAGLAAARSALAERGARLVLDYVPNHVAPDHPWVAQCPEAFVRGDRDDLVADPAAWLVVGDQVLARGRDPYFPPWPDVVQLDAFSPAARAAAVEALTDIADQCDGIRCDMAMLPTNEVFARTWGDRAGPAPAEDFWPAVLAAVRDRHPGVVLIGEVYWDMEWALRQQGFDYCYDKRLYDRLVGLDPGGVRDHLRADVDHQDHLLRFLENHDEPRVAERLPREAGRAAAVAVATLPGATLWHEGQFEGRRTRLPVFLRRAPGEPVDRELAEWYDELVFTVASEEVRTGTWRLAEPRGWPDNQTHHNVLAWSWTALGGRRHLVVVNLSGTPSQARVPLPWSDLRGHRHGLTELLREETFYRDGDELADEGLFVSLPPWHHHLLGVARE from the coding sequence ATGACGGGGTGGCCCGCGCGGCCGGTGGTCTACGAGGTGAACACGGCGGCGTGGCTGGCCGGGCTGTCCCGCGCCGCCGGGCGCGCCGTGACGCTGGGCGACGTGCCGGAGGACGAGTGGGACGCGGTGGCCCGGCCCGGCGTCGACGCGGTGTGGCTGATGGGGGTGTGGGAGCGCAGCCGGGCGGGCCTCGACCTGGTCGACGCCGACACCCGGGCGTCGTTGCGGGAGGCGCTGCCCGACCTGCGGGAGGAGGACGTGGTGGGCTCGCCGTACTGCGTGCGCCGGTACGTGGCGGACGCGGCGCTCGGCGGCCCGGCGGGGCTGGCGGCGGCGCGTTCGGCGTTGGCGGAGCGCGGTGCGCGGCTGGTGCTGGACTACGTGCCCAACCACGTCGCGCCCGACCACCCGTGGGTGGCGCAGTGCCCGGAGGCGTTCGTGCGGGGCGACCGGGACGACCTGGTCGCCGACCCGGCGGCCTGGCTGGTGGTCGGGGACCAGGTGCTCGCCCGCGGCCGCGACCCGTACTTCCCGCCGTGGCCGGACGTCGTCCAGCTCGACGCCTTCTCGCCCGCGGCGCGCGCGGCGGCGGTGGAGGCGTTGACCGACATCGCCGACCAGTGCGACGGCATCCGCTGCGACATGGCGATGCTGCCCACCAACGAGGTGTTCGCCCGGACGTGGGGCGACCGCGCCGGGCCCGCGCCGGCCGAGGACTTCTGGCCAGCGGTGCTGGCCGCCGTGCGCGACCGGCACCCCGGGGTGGTGCTCATCGGCGAGGTGTACTGGGACATGGAGTGGGCGTTGCGGCAGCAGGGTTTCGACTACTGCTACGACAAGCGGCTCTACGACCGCCTGGTGGGCCTCGACCCGGGCGGCGTGCGCGACCACCTGCGCGCGGACGTCGACCACCAGGACCACCTCCTGCGCTTCCTGGAGAACCACGACGAACCGCGGGTCGCCGAGCGGCTCCCGCGGGAGGCCGGGCGGGCGGCGGCGGTGGCGGTGGCCACCCTGCCGGGCGCGACGCTGTGGCACGAGGGCCAGTTCGAGGGCCGCCGCACGCGGCTGCCGGTGTTCCTGCGCCGGGCACCCGGCGAACCGGTCGACCGCGAGCTGGCCGAGTGGTACGACGAGCTGGTGTTCACCGTGGCCTCCGAGGAGGTGCGCACGGGGACGTGGCGCCTGGCCGAGCCGCGCGGCTGGCCGGACAACCAGACCCACCACAACGTGCTGGCCTGGTCGTGGACCGCGCTCGGGGGGCGGCGCCACCTGGTCGTGGTGAACCTGTCGGGGACGCCGTCCCAGGCCCGCGTCCCGCTGCCGTGGTCCGACCTGCGCGGGCACCGCCACGGCCTGACCGAGCTGCTGCGCGAGGAGACCTTCTACCGCGACGGGGACGAACTCGCCGACGAGGGGCTGTTCGTGTCCCTGCCGCCCTGGCACCACCACCTCCTGGGCGTCGCGCGGGAGTGA